One Psychrosphaera aestuarii DNA window includes the following coding sequences:
- a CDS encoding PEP-CTERM sorting domain-containing protein: MLRILSIILVLGTALNAQADTTTLGWDFGNQSNFVNTVAGENNSVTNDYSSFDAMSYQHMAGRGWVASDREALTVSGWSMVENPNRTDRLTAVGADIYSWGSYGIGVVNQNESYSNNEHAIDNRNVNQGENQEFVLLSFAEEVALEGFWVGWESTYGAGNDELNIGTRTLSTRAVNKIEDEDRNVAWKRGFLDNSMTSAINTTGSVANSRNVVYYSIGNTTGTTSKHWIVGLFQEVVSGNYDAFKLRGIVASRTTPTNVTEVPEPSTVAMFALGLLLLLRQQKSNKKFQFHA; the protein is encoded by the coding sequence CAATCTAATTTTGTTAATACGGTTGCTGGTGAAAATAACTCAGTTACTAATGACTACAGCTCGTTTGATGCAATGAGTTATCAGCATATGGCAGGTCGTGGCTGGGTAGCATCAGATAGAGAAGCTCTAACGGTTAGTGGTTGGTCTATGGTAGAAAACCCAAATCGTACTGATAGACTAACAGCTGTAGGAGCTGATATTTATTCATGGGGTAGCTATGGTATTGGCGTTGTTAACCAAAATGAAAGCTATTCGAATAACGAACATGCAATTGATAATCGCAATGTTAACCAAGGTGAAAACCAAGAGTTTGTATTGCTGTCGTTTGCAGAAGAAGTTGCATTAGAAGGTTTTTGGGTTGGCTGGGAGTCAACATATGGTGCCGGTAATGATGAACTAAACATCGGAACACGCACATTGTCTACTCGCGCAGTGAACAAAATTGAAGATGAAGATCGTAACGTAGCATGGAAACGTGGCTTTTTAGACAACTCTATGACCAGCGCTATTAATACTACAGGCTCTGTGGCTAATAGTAGAAATGTTGTTTATTATTCAATCGGGAATACAACTGGTACCACGTCTAAGCATTGGATTGTTGGTTTGTTTCAGGAAGTAGTAAGCGGTAACTATGATGCGTTTAAACTTCGCGGTATTGTTGCTTCAAGAACTACACCGACAAACGTTACTGAAGTGCCTGAACCATCAACGGTTGCGATGTTTGCTTTAGGTCTATTGTTACTTTTAAGACAGCAAAAATCTAACAAAAAGTTTCAGTTTCACGCTTAG